In the genome of Planococcus donghaensis, the window CAACTGCTCCACTACGAACAAGAGCTTCGGCAATTTCAAGTGCTTGCTCTCCTGTATCCGGTTGAGACAATAGTAACTCATCAATATTTACTCCAAGGTTCTTTGCATAAACTGGATCTAATGCGTGCTCTGCATCGATAAAGGCAGCTGTTCCGCCTGTAGCTTGTACTTCTGCAATAGCATGAAGAGAAACAGTTGTTTTACCTGAACTTTCAGGACCGTATACTTCGATTACACGCCCACGTGGATATCCGCCTATTCCTAGTGCTGTATCCAATGCAAGTGAACCACTTGAAACTGATGATATATTGCGGTCGGAATTTTCCCCTAATTTCATAACAGAACCTTTACCAAATTGCTTTTCTATTTGTTTTAACGCCATATCTAATGCTGCTTTACGATCGCTCAAAAGAAATCCTCCTCTAAATGAAAACCTATTTTCTATCTGTTTCTAGTATACTAGCTTATTGAGAAATACACAAGAAAAAAGCGAACGTTTATTCGGTTATTTATTTTTAAAACTTATTTTTAAACGTCCTATTTCACGCATTTCCCGATTTTGGCAATAAAAAAACACGCAAAATTAAATTTTGCGTGCATTTTCTTCTGTTAACGTGCGAATGACATAATATAACGCGAGTTTAACAGCTCGTAAACGATTCGTGTTGCGCATTCCTGATAGCTGAAGGCGGTAAGATTTAGAACTTCCTTCTGTGGCTATGCCAATCCAAACAGTCCCTGCAGGCTGATCACCGTGTGCGTCTGGCCCTGCTGCACCTGTTAATGAAACGCTAATATCGGTTTTAAATTTATCTCGTACCGCTTCTGCCATAGCTAATGCTGTTTGCTCACTGACAACACCGTATTCAGCTAGTAATTCAGCTGATAAGCCAAGCTGATGAACTTTCATTTCTTCGTTGTAAGTAATAACTCCACCTGATAATACTGCGCTTGCTCCTGCAACAGAAGCCAACTCCGATTGAAATAATCCAGCGGTTAAACTTTCGGCTGCTGAAATTGTTTTGCCTTGCTGTTTCAAAAGTTCAACTACTTTAGATGCGAGCGAATCATTGTCATACCCATACAGATAATCACCTACAACATCTAAAATCTCGTTTTTAGTACCGTTAATTAATTGCCACGCTTCTTCTGTTGTATTGGTTTTAGCCGTAATACGCAGCGTTACTTCACCATCAGCAGCGAGTGGTGCAATTGTCGGGTTTGTTTGTTTTTCGAGAATGTGATGCAAACGATCTTCCAGTTCCGCTTCACCGATCCCATAAAAGCGCAAGACGTGTGACAAAATAACATCTGCTTTGTTCAATAAGCTTGCAAGTTTCGGTTTTGCCTCAAACTGGAACATTGGCTCCATTTCTTTTGGCGGTCCTGGTAACAAGATATAAACGCGTTCGTCTTTTTTGTACATCATGCCAGGCGCCATACCATTGTGGTTCACAAGTACGTCGCTGTCTTTTAACACCCACGCTTGCTTTTTGTTGTTTTCCGTCATCGGTCGACCTGCACGTTCAAAAAACGCAACGATCGAATCGAGAGCTTCTTCGTTTGTTTCTAGGGATGTATTTAAGTGACGAGCAATCGCCTCTTTTGTTAAATCATCTTTTGTCGGACCCAATCCACCGGTAAATAGTATTAAATCCGCACGATTTTCTGCAATCTTAATCGCATCTTCTAACCGATCCGGGTTGTCTCCGACTACTGTATGGTAATACACATTAATGCCAAGTTCGGCTAAATGATTAGACAAAAATCGAGCATTCGTATTTGTAATTTGACCTAATAATAACTCTGAACCTACCGCAATAATTTCTGCGTTCATTTATTCGAACCCCTTTTTGCGCTTATTTTGAAGCCATTAATGCGCGACGATTGGCGTAGAAATAATCCCAGCCAGACCATACTGTAAAGATCAATGCGATATAAAGCATAATTTGACCAAATGGCAAACCAACTAATACAAAAATAGTGTCGTGTAACAACAAAGCCGAGATCGCTAAAATTTGTGCAGTTGTTTTAATCTTGCCTAAACCACCAGCAGCAACAACTTCACCTTCGCCTGCTAGAACTAAACGTAATCCTGTAACCGCAAATTCACGGCTGATGATGATAATTACAATCCACGAAGCGGCAAACCCTAATTCCACTAAAATGATTAATGCGGCTGAAACCAATAGCTTGTCCGCTAATGGATCTAAAAACTTTCCAAACGTCGTAACTAAGTTGTACTTACGTGCATAATAGCCGTCCACCCAATCTGTCAGTGATGCAAAAATAAAAATTACTCCTCCGACAAAATGAGTGACGGGCATTTCAGCGCCAAATAGCATCATGGTTCCCCAGTCAAAGCCGGCTAACATGACCACCATAAATACAGGAATCAATAAAATCCTCGAGATGGTAATCTGGTTTGGTATGTTCATTGTTGTTTCCCCTTTCAAACTTTCAAGAAAAATAGCCATCCAAAGATGGCTATTCGACGTTTGTCAATTGAATAACGATATTTTGGGTTTGGAGTGGTTGCGTATACTCGATGTTTTCACCGTTCATAATCAATGTGATATTAGCGTATTCTCCAATACGTACATGAAGACGGTCTACTTTAGCTAAATCGAGTGTTTCTTTTTCCCCAGCTTGCATTACACGTGCTTTAGAAGTTAACTCTTTTTGATTTTGATCAGTGGCAGCAATCCAGGACGGTCCATCCGCAACTATTTCTAGCTGAGGATTCGCAGTTCCTTGCCATGTATAAGTTGTTGTTTCACCTTTTGTTTCTTTTAGTGAAAGAACAGACGTAGGTTCTGCAGGTTTTTCCACTGGTTCTTCAACAGCCGCTTCTTCTGTTTCATCTGGCGTAGCAGGAACAGGTTCTTCGTATGGCACACTTACGCCTTCTTCTTCTGCTGGACGATTGGCGGAATCTCTATTCGTCGATGCACTATAAAAATACCACGACACCGCAAGAATTAAGACAATAAATAAGGCAACCAAAACTTTTGGTATGATATCAGCATATGTCTCGCTCGGAGCAGTGCGGGCAACAGAACGGCTTCTTGAAGTAAAAGTTTCCGGCATTTGTTTTTTTTCAGCCGTTTCACCAGCCGGCATTTCTGTTTTAAACTGCTCAAGTAATTCTTCACCGTTCAACCCTACTGCTGCAGCATATTGTTTAATAAAAGCGCGTACATAAAACGCTCCAGGCATCATAGTGTGATTGCCATCTTCTATACCCGCCAAGTAACGTTTTTGTATTTTGGTCAAGTCTTGCAAATCTTCCAAACTAAAACCTTTGGCGATTCTGGCCTGTTTCAGCCTCGTACCCAACTCATTCAAACCGATCACCTGCCTACTTAAAAGTTAAAGCCGTCTCCAAACATATTCCCTTGAGATTTTTCATCCATAAATGTATTTTTCTCTAATACTTCATAAGTAATCTCTTCATCTGGGTGGTGACGCAATTCAATAATGTAATCAAAATCATCAATGCTGTATTCGGATTGCTCTACAAACTTGTCTGGGTGCTCTACTACTTTAATCGTTGGCATACGCATCATTTCACGGACTAATTGCATATGTCGTTCATCAGATGAACGCCGAGTAACAATACCATCCAAAATAAAGATGTTATTGCCGTTATGCTCATCGCCCATTAACTGGTTACGTACAGTTTGCTTAATCATTGTAGAAGATAAGAAAATCCACTTTTTATTTGCACTTACGCTGGCAGCGACAATCGATTCTGTTTTTCCAACACGCGGCATTCCTCTTAATCCGACCAACTTATGACCTTCTTGTTTGAAAATTTCTGCCATGAAATCCACAAGCAAGCCTAATTCGTCTCTTACAAAGCGGAAAGTTTTTCGGTCATCGGCGTCTCGTTGGATATACCTGCCGTGGCGTACTGCCAAAATATCCCGCAGTTTTGGCTCCCGGAACTTCGTCACAGCAATCGTTTCAATAGTGGATAAAATTTGTTCAAAACGCTCTAGTTGAACATCATGTTCTGCACGCAATAGCATACCGCGACGACCTTGATCGACGCCATTAATAGTAACGATATTTACCCGTAACATTCCCAAAAGAGAAGCGATATCGCCAAGAAGACCGGGACGGTTGACTTGGATTTCGTATTCAAAATACCATTCTTTCATGCAATATCCGACCTTTCTCTAATACAAGCTGTCTAAAAGGGATTCTAGTTAATATGATAGCTGATTTGCCGCTCACGTGAAAGAGGCATTTACTTAGAGAAAAAGCGATTACATCAACCATCCACCATTTATACGCAGTGTCTGACCAGTCATATAATCTGCTTTTCCCCCGATTAGGAAATCCACAGCATCTGCGATGTCTTGAGGAGTTCCAAGTCCGAGTGGAATATCTTCTTCAATTTCTCGTATCTCTTCTGATGAAAAACCGGCATTCATTTTTGTTTGAATAAAGCCAGGCGAAACAGCATTCACGCGCGTTCCGGATGGTGCCATTTCTTTTGCATAAGCTTTCACAAATGCTAACTGCG includes:
- a CDS encoding competence/damage-inducible protein A translates to MNAEIIAVGSELLLGQITNTNARFLSNHLAELGINVYYHTVVGDNPDRLEDAIKIAENRADLILFTGGLGPTKDDLTKEAIARHLNTSLETNEEALDSIVAFFERAGRPMTENNKKQAWVLKDSDVLVNHNGMAPGMMYKKDERVYILLPGPPKEMEPMFQFEAKPKLASLLNKADVILSHVLRFYGIGEAELEDRLHHILEKQTNPTIAPLAADGEVTLRITAKTNTTEEAWQLINGTKNEILDVVGDYLYGYDNDSLASKVVELLKQQGKTISAAESLTAGLFQSELASVAGASAVLSGGVITYNEEMKVHQLGLSAELLAEYGVVSEQTALAMAEAVRDKFKTDISVSLTGAAGPDAHGDQPAGTVWIGIATEGSSKSYRLQLSGMRNTNRLRAVKLALYYVIRTLTEENARKI
- the pgsA gene encoding CDP-diacylglycerol--glycerol-3-phosphate 3-phosphatidyltransferase, yielding MNIPNQITISRILLIPVFMVVMLAGFDWGTMMLFGAEMPVTHFVGGVIFIFASLTDWVDGYYARKYNLVTTFGKFLDPLADKLLVSAALIILVELGFAASWIVIIIISREFAVTGLRLVLAGEGEVVAAGGLGKIKTTAQILAISALLLHDTIFVLVGLPFGQIMLYIALIFTVWSGWDYFYANRRALMASK
- a CDS encoding YmfK family protein; translation: MKEWYFEYEIQVNRPGLLGDIASLLGMLRVNIVTINGVDQGRRGMLLRAEHDVQLERFEQILSTIETIAVTKFREPKLRDILAVRHGRYIQRDADDRKTFRFVRDELGLLVDFMAEIFKQEGHKLVGLRGMPRVGKTESIVAASVSANKKWIFLSSTMIKQTVRNQLMGDEHNGNNIFILDGIVTRRSSDERHMQLVREMMRMPTIKVVEHPDKFVEQSEYSIDDFDYIIELRHHPDEEITYEVLEKNTFMDEKSQGNMFGDGFNF
- a CDS encoding helix-turn-helix domain-containing protein, with amino-acid sequence MNELGTRLKQARIAKGFSLEDLQDLTKIQKRYLAGIEDGNHTMMPGAFYVRAFIKQYAAAVGLNGEELLEQFKTEMPAGETAEKKQMPETFTSRSRSVARTAPSETYADIIPKVLVALFIVLILAVSWYFYSASTNRDSANRPAEEEGVSVPYEEPVPATPDETEEAAVEEPVEKPAEPTSVLSLKETKGETTTYTWQGTANPQLEIVADGPSWIAATDQNQKELTSKARVMQAGEKETLDLAKVDRLHVRIGEYANITLIMNGENIEYTQPLQTQNIVIQLTNVE